In Thermosipho affectus, a genomic segment contains:
- the cas7d gene encoding type I-D CRISPR-associated protein Cas7/Csc2: MDKIKELLKGGYVEDGSFPLKPLGKYIHIILRTRTLSETIFRTDEGLTIETVKAGINDNNEIQRVIMSKRKRIAAERRIGREFLMNYKLKDESCEINQSMCGRCLDCTVYGFAAGEKGKETEGALKSRVITENAYSILPYEMISDVRTFNALSELGTMMEKKEKKEKIELTMRQSLGENEYIKPEVDFIDIETLKDLRFAEVLYALGNILRTKRYGAMDSRLGKVKNEIIAIIISDAEIFGSLELTKKVWDKLEVKEHILEENIVDEKILESVKELLDGEFCKYKIVEKNDLKVLKDEIKSIYLKPEDNLISLFKNVKSIFDK; encoded by the coding sequence ATGGATAAAATAAAGGAATTATTAAAAGGTGGGTACGTAGAAGATGGATCTTTTCCTTTAAAACCTTTGGGAAAGTATATTCATATTATACTCCGGACAAGAACACTTTCTGAGACAATATTTCGAACAGATGAGGGATTAACAATTGAAACAGTAAAAGCTGGAATAAATGATAACAATGAAATTCAAAGAGTAATAATGAGCAAAAGAAAAAGAATAGCTGCAGAAAGAAGAATTGGAAGAGAATTTTTAATGAATTATAAATTAAAAGATGAAAGTTGTGAGATTAACCAAAGTATGTGTGGAAGATGTCTAGATTGCACTGTCTATGGTTTTGCAGCTGGAGAAAAAGGAAAAGAAACAGAAGGGGCACTAAAAAGTAGGGTGATTACAGAAAACGCATACTCTATACTTCCATATGAGATGATAAGTGATGTCAGGACATTTAACGCACTTAGCGAACTAGGGACAATGATGGAAAAAAAGGAAAAAAAGGAAAAAATAGAATTAACAATGAGACAATCTCTAGGAGAAAATGAATATATAAAACCAGAAGTCGATTTCATTGACATTGAAACATTAAAAGACCTTAGATTCGCAGAAGTTTTATACGCTTTAGGTAATATACTAAGAACCAAAAGATACGGGGCTATGGATTCAAGATTGGGAAAGGTAAAAAATGAAATAATAGCAATAATAATCTCTGATGCTGAAATTTTTGGTTCTCTTGAATTAACTAAAAAAGTCTGGGATAAATTAGAAGTTAAAGAACATATATTAGAAGAAAATATAGTAGATGAAAAAATTTTAGAATCAGTTAAGGAATTACTAGATGGTGAATTTTGTAAATATAAAATAGTCGAAAAAAATGATTTAAAAGTATTAAAAGACGAAATTAAAAGTATCTATCTAAAACCAGAAGATAACTTGATATCATTATTTAAAAATGTCAAATCGATATTTGACAAATAA
- the cas5d gene encoding type I-D CRISPR-associated protein Cas5/Csc1: MKIYKATLETLEPLFFATKELGDTYVTEPYISNYSLAYTILSLYDYVRHNIPTYKEDLKDLNVYITPAKFVNFRWQMENFNSTGEGYYLKMLQNNYSNSPKRNNDRAKNIPQIGKLKLISSESIAKFYVIDYSNNLKLPKYIRLGKFNTKCHIDYEEISNIELKEGTFFCKQPLNVLDLPKNMKLLSFKIIPIKPVQIIEKAKLSGNFISIDNDNIPLNMHFFGGNFNEN, encoded by the coding sequence ATGAAGATATATAAAGCAACTCTTGAGACTCTTGAACCGCTCTTTTTTGCTACAAAAGAATTGGGTGATACCTATGTTACTGAACCTTATATATCAAATTATTCTTTAGCATATACCATATTATCTTTGTATGATTATGTAAGACATAATATCCCCACATACAAAGAAGACTTAAAAGATTTAAACGTGTACATTACACCAGCAAAATTTGTAAACTTTAGATGGCAAATGGAAAATTTTAATTCAACGGGCGAGGGGTATTATTTAAAAATGCTTCAAAATAATTATTCCAATTCTCCAAAACGAAATAATGACAGAGCAAAAAACATACCTCAAATTGGGAAATTAAAACTAATTTCCTCTGAAAGTATAGCAAAATTCTATGTGATAGATTACTCAAACAATCTAAAATTACCAAAGTATATAAGATTGGGAAAATTTAACACAAAGTGTCACATAGATTATGAAGAAATTTCTAACATAGAATTAAAAGAAGGAACCTTCTTTTGTAAACAACCACTCAACGTCCTTGATCTTCCAAAAAATATGAAACTTTTGTCTTTCAAGATTATTCCCATAAAACCTGTACAAATAATTGAAAAAGCTAAGTTAAGTGGAAATTTCATTTCCATAGACAACGATAACATACCGCTTAACATGCACTTTTTTGGAGGGAATTTCAATGAAAATTAA